The following DNA comes from Cryobacterium psychrophilum.
CGGCACCATGGCCCAGAGTGTCATTGATGGGCTTGAAAGAATCCAGATCCAGCACCAGCACGGCAGGGGCTCTTCCGCTGTTCGCACTGGCCAGGATTGCCTCCTCGATGCGTTCATGGAGCAGAGTCCTATTTGCAAGGCCGGTTAGGTCATCCGTCTTGGCCATCTGTTCCAGCTCAGCCTGCGTTCGACGCAACATGGCGGTGCGGTCGGCAACCCGCTGTTCCAGATCCGAGCAAATATACTCAAGTTCCTCCGCGAGCAGGTTGACGCCTGTGATGACAGCATCGATGTCATCTCGACGTTCCGACGGTGTCATGCGTGTGTTCAGCTCGCCGGCAGCCAACCGGACAATACCCTCTACCAACTGCTGCAGGCGTGGGTCCTTAACGTCATTTTCCGAACTCACATCATCCACCGGTGCAATACACAGCGTGATGTCCGGCCCATATCGAGGCCGGCAGCGTTGCTCGTCACTCAGGCACCGGCGCCAAGCCAGTCAATGGCCTCGCTGCGCGATGTGAAAAAACGAGTTGGACAAGGCGGCACGTGTACACCGAGAAAAAATTTCGCCAGGACCCGGTCTACGGGAGATTTGCCCAACAGTGCAATGCGTGAGGCGCTGCAGGGAATGGGCCACACGGCCCTGGCTTCGCGGCTGACCGAACCAACTGCTGCCATATCCACGAGCATGGCATGCTGTTCCTGCTGGCAGACCTCGTTGACTTGCGCCATGGCGGCGCGGGCGTCCTCGACCTGAATGTGCACCCCGAGCCGCCAACGCAGAAGAAGAAGCCCACCATCGCTCAGTCCAATACTGAGCTTTGCCGCGTCCGCAGCGACAGGATCCACCAGCACGTGTCCTCCCCCTGAGCACGCCGCCAAACCATTCAGCCGCTGCTCAAAGATACTCGTGTTGATCGGCTTCTCAAACTCTCAGCCGGCAAGGTGTCACGGCGAATCGGGATGCTGGTGGCCGGTCAGCTGGCCGCCACCTTTTCACGCAATCCGGCCCGTGCGGCCGCGATGATAAGATCGGCGGCTTTCTCGCCGATCACGATGGCGGGAGCGTTAGTGTGCCCTCGGATGATCTGCGGCATGACCGACGCATCCGCGACGCGGAGCCCCTGCACCCCGCGCACACGGAGTTCACCATCGACCGGCGCGGACGCATCCGACCCCATTCGTACCGTGCTCGTCGGGTGATACAGCGTGTGCGACAGGGAGTTGAGTGCAGCCGCTGCGCGCGCCGTCGAGTCAAGTTGCTCGCCCTTCATCGGGCGCAGGTGCTTCCCGTTCGAGACCGCCTTCATCGCCGGTCTCATCAGGATCCGCTCGGCGATAGCCAGCCCACGCATCATCACCGCGCGGTCCTCTCCGCCGGGATCCGAGAGGTAGCGCGGATCGATGATCGGCTTGTCCAACGGATTGGCCGATGCCAGGGTGACGGTGCCGGTGCTCTTCGGCTGGATCAAGATCGGGCCGAGGCTGATGCCGTGCCTGGGGATGCCAGCGAGACCCTCATCGACATACGCTGCGGGCGCGAAGATGATCTCCAGGTCGGGCAACGACACGTCGTCGCTGGATCGCACAAAGCCGTAAGCCTCCGCGACGTTGGACGTCAGCATGCCGCGTCGACGTAGGAGGTAAGTGCCCACCTCTCCGAGTGCCGTCGCCGTGAGCAGGGTGCCGCCCGGGGTCTCGACGGCGAAGAACGAGACGAGGTGATCCCGCAGGTTTGCACCGACCTCGGGGGAGTCGACGAGCACCGGGATGCCGACCGCCGTCAATTGGGCCGGGTCGCCGATTCCGGAGAGCATAAGGAGCTGAGGCGTGTTCACGGCACCGCCGCAGAGAATGACCTCGCGGCGAGCGGCGACCCGATGCAGTTCGCCGGCCACCGAGTACTCCACGCCGACGGCGCGGGTCCCTTCGAAAAGCACGCGTGTCGCCTCCGTTCCGGTGCGGACGACGAGATTTTTGCGTGCCTTGACCGGCGTCAGGTAGCCGTCGACCGTGCTGTGACGTGAGCCCTTCTTCTGGCTGAGCATCGTTTGGCTGAACCCCTCGGGCTGCCGGGAGTTCGGCGGCACGACGGCGTATCCGGCTTCGGTGACAGCGTGGAGGAATGTCCCGGTGAGGTCCCGCGGACTCCGCTGGTGTTCGACGCTGATCGCGCCGTCGTTGCCGTGCTCGGGATCGATTGCGCTTTGTACCCGCTCCACCCGTTTGAAGATGGGCAGCAGGGATTCATACGACCAGCCGGGGCCGGCGAGGTCGGCCCAGCGATCGTAGTCGGCCGCGAACCCGCGCACCCACATCATCGCGTTAAGCGAAGACGAACCGCCGAGAACCTTCCCGCGGGGCCCGTAGACGGTACGACCGCGCAGGCCCGGCTGTGGGGTGGTCTCGTAGTTCCAATCGAGATCGGTCTTGAAGAGCCCCGAGAACGCAGCGGGGATGTGCACGTTTGGGTTCTTGTCGTTCCCGCCGGCCTCAAGCAGCACGACCGAATTCGACGGATCCGCGCTGAGGCGGTTGGCCAGCGCAGCACCGGCCGAGCCTGCGCCGACCACTACGTAGTCGAACGAACCATCCTCGCGGGCGGTCATGAGTGCGCTGCCGGAACTCGCAGATCTTTGCGCATGAGTTTGCCGGGGGATGACTGTGGAACTGTC
Coding sequences within:
- a CDS encoding STAS/SEC14 domain-containing protein — translated: MLVDPVAADAAKLSIGLSDGGLLLLRWRLGVHIQVEDARAAMAQVNEVCQQEQHAMLVDMAAVGSVSREARAVWPIPCSASRIALLGKSPVDRVLAKFFLGVHVPPCPTRFFTSRSEAIDWLGAGA
- a CDS encoding GMC family oxidoreductase — protein: MTAREDGSFDYVVVGAGSAGAALANRLSADPSNSVVLLEAGGNDKNPNVHIPAAFSGLFKTDLDWNYETTPQPGLRGRTVYGPRGKVLGGSSSLNAMMWVRGFAADYDRWADLAGPGWSYESLLPIFKRVERVQSAIDPEHGNDGAISVEHQRSPRDLTGTFLHAVTEAGYAVVPPNSRQPEGFSQTMLSQKKGSRHSTVDGYLTPVKARKNLVVRTGTEATRVLFEGTRAVGVEYSVAGELHRVAARREVILCGGAVNTPQLLMLSGIGDPAQLTAVGIPVLVDSPEVGANLRDHLVSFFAVETPGGTLLTATALGEVGTYLLRRRGMLTSNVAEAYGFVRSSDDVSLPDLEIIFAPAAYVDEGLAGIPRHGISLGPILIQPKSTGTVTLASANPLDKPIIDPRYLSDPGGEDRAVMMRGLAIAERILMRPAMKAVSNGKHLRPMKGEQLDSTARAAAALNSLSHTLYHPTSTVRMGSDASAPVDGELRVRGVQGLRVADASVMPQIIRGHTNAPAIVIGEKAADLIIAAARAGLREKVAAS